A genomic stretch from Enterobacter oligotrophicus includes:
- the chiQ gene encoding ChiQ/YbfN family lipoprotein → MKKIIVVALLASGLAACAQPQAPKEDSRLKEAYSACINTAEGSPDKIEACQSVLNVLKKEKAHEQFATQENIRVMDYQACIQARKTGNDQEVAKRCDKIWQEIRSNNN, encoded by the coding sequence ATGAAAAAAATTATCGTCGTCGCGTTGCTGGCATCAGGGCTGGCGGCATGCGCTCAGCCTCAGGCACCGAAAGAGGATTCGCGTCTTAAAGAAGCGTATAGCGCCTGTATCAATACCGCTGAGGGATCGCCGGATAAAATCGAAGCCTGCCAGAGCGTGCTGAATGTGCTTAAGAAAGAGAAAGCGCATGAACAGTTTGCGACGCAGGAAAACATTCGCGTGATGGATTACCAGGCCTGTATTCAGGCACGTAAAACGGGTAACGATCAGGAAGTGGCGAAGCGTTGCGATAAAATCTGGCAGGAGATCCGCAGCAACAACAACTAA